Proteins found in one Pogoniulus pusillus isolate bPogPus1 chromosome 36, bPogPus1.pri, whole genome shotgun sequence genomic segment:
- the LOC135190664 gene encoding guanylin-like: MKGFLSFAVLALLLLPSSQAVYVQDGDLKFSLESVKKLKELMDEKRQVNPRMMVSVAGSSPCGDKELPEEFQPVCTRGDAPKIFERLSSAIQDSDLCEICANAACAGCF; this comes from the exons ATGAAAGGCTTCCTTTCCTTTGcagtcctggctctgctgctgctgcccagctcccagGCAGTCTATGTTCAG GATGGAGACTTGAAATTCTCCCTTGAGTCTGTGAAGAAGCTAAAGGAGCTCATGGATGAGAAGAGACAGGTTAACCCTCGCATGATGGTGTCAGTGGCTGGCTCCTCCCCATGTGGTGACAAAGAACTCCCTGAGGAGTTTCAACCAGTGTGCACAAGAGGAGATGCACCCAAGATATTCGAGAGGCTGA GCTCAGCTATCCAAGATTCTGATTTATGTGAGATCTGTGCcaatgctgcctgtgctggttgCTTTTGA